The Geotoga petraea genome includes the window CAAGTTGGTACAACCTTTTGACAGCCGTTAAAGCTTTAAACAATCCTGCTGAAGGAGTTTATGGATTGGTTCTTCCTAAGGCAGCAGATGCTTATACGGAACAAGTTTTTTCAGAAATAGCTTTGTCAAACGGTGCAAGACCAATAGACACTGAAGGAAATATTATGTTTGATTCACAAGAGATGATCGAAGCCTTTAGATTCTATAAGGAATTGGGGAAATATGCAAAACCAGGATTTACAAGTGTTATGGATGCTTTAAAGGGATATCTATCTGATGAAGTTGCAATGATATTTTATTCGACATATGTAATGGATGACATAGCAGTAGAAGAAGTTCAAAGAGGAAGAGTAGATGATTTTAACCCTGAATTAGTTAAGAATACAGGTTTTGGAAATAGAATGTACAATATTAAACCATCATCTTTTGGAGAAATTGTTGCTGTAAGTGTTTTGGATACTTCTAAGAATAAAGATGTAGCTGAAGAATGGATAAAATTCTTGATGACAGAGGATAATTACATTTATTATCTACATATGGCTCCTGGTGGAATGAATCCAACAAGATCATCGATTGCTGAATCGGATAAATTTTTAGATAATCCTATACTTTCTAAATATGATAAAGATCAAATCACTGGAATAGTAGCAGCTCTTGATGAAGTTGAAAGATTTGAATTCTTGGATGGTGAAATAATCGATGAAATGAGTCAATTGTCAGCTAACTTTGTTATAGGTAAAGCAATCAATTATATGTTTGCAAATGATTGGACACCACAAAGAACAGCTCAATGGGCACAACAAGAAGCAGAAAGAATATTAGGCAAATAATATCTAATTTGAAATATTGGGGAGAAGAAATTCTCCCCGTTTTATTGAGGAGGAGTATATATGAAATTTTCAGAGCTATCTCCTATGAGACAAAGAGAAGCTAAATTTGGGATGAAACTTATTGCACCAACAGTTATAATTATAGCCTTATTAATTTTATATCCAGTTTTTTACAATATATATTTGAGTTTTTTTGATGTATCAATTTCGCCAAATGAGGGAAACACTTTTTTGGGGGTACAAAACTATATTAACGTGTTAACTGATTCAACTTTTTGGGTTTCTTTTTGGAAAACTATAGCTTTCACAGTTATAACTGTTGTTGGGAGCATAATTTTGGGAGTAGGTGTTGCAATCCTTATGAATAAAGAATTCCCAGGTAGGGGGATTGTTAGAGGACTGCTTTTGTTACCTTATGTTACACCTTTAATAGCAATAGTTTTTGCTTGGAAATATGTATTTTTACCTATAGATGGCCCATTGGTACAATTGTTAGCGAGTTTAAATATAATGGATCCAGGAACAGATGTTATCAATAACCCAAATAATGCTTTCTTGGTAGTTTCTTTTTTCAATATATGGAGGAACTTTCCATTTATTTATTTAATGATGCTTTCAAGACTTCAATCAATTCCAGATGATTATTATGAAGCTGCAGAAATTGATGGAGCAAATGGTTGGCAAAAATTCTGGAATATAACATTACCAGAATTGTATTTTGTAATTGGTTCCGTTGCTTTGCTAAGGGGAATTTGGAATTTTTATAAATTCGACGAAGTCTACCTTATGTCAAAATTTGCTGGGACATTACCAGTGTATATATACGAAAAAGCTTTTACGGGTGTACCTGAACAGGGTGTAGCTGCATCTATAGCAACTATTCTTTTCATATTTATGTTTGGTTTGATAGCCTTTTACGTGAGGAAGGTGTTAAAATGGTAAGAAAAAAATCAATATTCAGAACAATAGGGTTTTGGTCATTGATAATAGTATTAGTGGTTTTTGTAGCTTATCCATTTGCCTACATGGTTTCTGTTTCTTTTAGAAATGATACAGATGCTTTTGAAAAAGGGTTGATTCCAGAAAATCCCACTTTTGATACATATTTACAGTTGTTAGGGTTTAAAGAATCTATAAGAGAAGAACTCTCAGATGAACAAAGGCAATTACAGGAATTAGTGAAAAATTTGCCTGCTGAAAAGCAAGAAGAAATACTGGGTAATATTGCCGCTGAAAGGAAAAAAGAATCTTTTCCATTTATAAGGTTTTTTAGAAACAGTTTACTAATTGCTGGATTAAGTGCCTTGTTTAGCCTAATTATATCTATTTTAGGTGCATACGCTTTTTCAAGGGTATGGTTTCCAGGAAGGGGATTAGTTCAAAGAGGGGTGTTGTTAGTATATCTATTTGGTGGAACCATATTAGCAGTTCCTTTGTACCAGATTTTTGTAAACATTGGACTAACAGGCTCTGGACCAAAAGGAATGGTTTCGTTATTCATTATTTATATTGTTCAAACATTGCCGGTTTCTTTGTATATGCTTGGAAATTATTTTAGAACTATTCCAGAAACTATAGAAGAAGCTGCTATAATAGATGGGAGTAGTAGATTTGGTGTTATATGGAGAATTATAATACCATTATCTTTACCAGCTATTATCACAGTTTTTATATATGCATTTATGATCGCTTGGAATGAATACTTGTTTGCATCTATTTTTGTCAGAGCATATCCCCAATTTCACACACTTCCAATCGGTTTAAATGAAATTTTTTATTCAGAACATGCTATATGGGCTAAGATGATGGCTGCCTCAGTCTTAACTTCTATACCAGTAGTTGGTTTATTTATGTTGATGCAAAAATACCTAACAGGAGGACTAACAGCTGGAGGGGTTAAAGAATAGCCAAATTTGGTAGGTGATTTAGTATGGTGATACAAAAAATAAAAGGAATATACAATTCGTTAACAAATTCAGAGAAAAAAGCTGCAAATTATATAATTGAAAGACCAGGGGATGTTATACATTACTCTATAACAGAGCTCGCTAATTGGTCAGAAGTAAGTGAAACGACAGTTTATAGGCTTATAAAAAAGATAGGTTTTACAGGTTACCAAGATTTTAAAATGTCTCTTGTAAAGCAGCTAAGCCAACCAAGTATAGAAGATGAAAGCATAGATGATATTTATGCGGCAGTTTATAACAAGACTGTGAATATGCTTGAATATACTTATCAAAACATAGACAAAGAAAAGATAAATCTGGTTGCAGAAAAGATTAAGAATGCAAGGAAAGTTTTATTTTATGCAGTTGGAAGGTCTTATTCAGTTGCACTGGATATGAGTTTGAAATTGGCAGCTCTTGGTATAAGTTCTGAAGCATATTCAGATCCTCATATGCAAGTTATGGCAGGAGCGGCAGCTGACAAACATTGTGTTGTCATATCCATTAGCCATTCAGGTATGATTAGAGACGTATATAAATCAACTGAAGTTGCAAAAGAAGCAGGAGCTTTCACCGTTTCTATAACTTCTGGAGTTGAATCTCCTTTAAGTAAAATATCTGAACTAAAAATATACACAGCTGCGAATCATCCTGACGAAAATGAATACACTTATAACAGAATAGCCGAGATGTTTGTTATGGACATTATATATAGAGTTTTAATACAAAAGATAAATCCAGAAAAACATTTTGAAAAACTATACAAGATAACAAATACAAAGAGGTTCTGAGGTGATCTAAATGAAAAAAGAGATAAGCGTCGAAAAAAGATTGAAAAAACTATATCCTGAAAGCTCAGAATATTTGCTAAAAAAAATAAAAGAGAAGGTAAATAAATTCAATGACTCTATAGAAAATACTAACAGTTATGAATTAAATGAAAACAAATCTATTTTGATTACATATGGTGATTCAATTAAAGACGAAAGCCATTCTTTGAATGTTCTTGAAAAGTTTATGGAAGAGTTCGTGGGAGACAGTATAAACACAGTTCATATATTGCCGTTTTTCCCTTATTCTTCTGATGATGGGTTTTCTGTTGTTGATTACAAAAAAGTGAATCCAGACCTTGGAACTTGGGAAGATATTAAAAATTTTTCGAAACACTATTACTTGATGTTTGATGCGGTTGTAAATCATATTTCATCGCAGAGTGATTGGTTTAAAGGCTTTCTAAGAAATGACCCAAAATATGATGATTATTTCATAACAGTTGATAAAAACACAGATCTTTCGAGTGTGACAAGGCCCAGAGCACTACCTCTTTTGACTAAATTTGATACTCCAGAAGGAGAAAAGTATGTTTGGACAACTTTTTCTGAAGACCAGATAGATTTGAACTATAAGAATCCAGAACTTTTGTTGGATATAATAAACGTGCTACTTTTTTACGTTAAAAATGGTGCCTCTTTATTGAGGTTAGATGCCATTGGATATATTTGGAAAGAAGTTGGGACGAGTTGTATTCATCTAAAACAAACTCATGAAATAATCAAACTTTTCAAAGATATATTTGATTCAATAAAAGGACAAGTAATAATAATTACAGAGACAAACGTTCCACATAAAGAGAATGTGAGTTATTTTGGAAATGGTGAAGATGAAGCGCAGATGGTCTATAATTTTTCTCTTCCTCCATTAGTGTTAAATGCTTATCAAATTAATTCATCTAAGCATATTTCTAAATGGGCATCTGGATTAGAATATCCTTCTGATAAAACTACATTTTTCAATTTTTTGGCTTCTCATGATGGAATTGGGTTGATGCCAGTTAAAGGCATATTAAGTGATGTAGAAATCGATAATCTCATAAAAAAAGTTGAAAAAAACAATGGGAAAGTTTCTTACAAAACTAATTCAGATGGTACTCAGTCACCTTATGAAATGAACATTAATTATTTTGATGCTCTATACGATGAAAGAGATTCAATAAAAGAAAACATAAACAAATTTTTGGGGGCTTATTTTATAGCATTTTCTCTAAGGGGAATACCTGGGATATATATACACAGCTTGATAGGATCGAGAAATTGGGCACAAGGTGTAAAAGAATTAGGCTATAACAGAGCAATTAATAGAGAAAAATTAAACTATGAAAACTTAAAAAAAGAGATTGAAAAAAAAGGATCATTTAGAAACCAAATTTTTTACTCTATGAAGCATTTACTTGAAATTAGAAAAAACCACAAAGCTTTTTCTCCAAAATCAGGTCAAGAAATCTTATCAATTTGTGATCAAGTTTTTGCCATCAAAAGATTTTGTGAAGAGGAAACAATTGTGGCAATAGCAAATCTTTCAAAAGAAGAAGTAACTATAAATCTCAACGAAATATCGAATGATAATTCAGCTACTGAAATTATCAAAGGTAAAGAAATAAAAAATAAAATTTCTATTGAGCCATACGGCTATACCTGGGTGAAAATATGATAGAAAATATAGATAAATCCACAAAACAAAGAGAAATGATGATAGATTACACAGAAGAAATATTAGAATCGATCTCCCTTGAAAATATTATGAAAGATAAGATAAAATATTCTGAAGGTATTTTAACTTTGGGGGAAAATAAATTCAAAGTATCTGACAAAACATATGTTTTTGGTTTTGGGAAATCTTCAGCTGCAATGGCGGAAAAAATAGAAAAGCTTTTTGATATTCATTTAGAAGGATTAATAATAACAAAGGATGGTTATGAAAAAAATCTGAAAAACATAGAAATACTTTCCGGAGCTCATCCTTATCCAGATGAAAGAACTTTTCAAAATTCTGATAAATTAATTGAAAAACTAAAAATGGTTGAAAAAAACTCCACTGTAATATTTTTGATATCAGGAGGGGGTTCTGCTTTATTTGAAAAGGCTGAAGATGATATATCCTTAGAAGATTTAAAAATAACAAACAAAATCCTTTTAAAGTCAGGGTTGGATATCAAAAATATTAATGTAATTAGAAAGCATATTTCCGGGGTTAAAGGCGGGAAGTTGTTAAAAGTATTAAAAAACAAAAACTGTCAAATTTTTAACTTAATAATTTCTGATGTTGAAAACAACAATTTATCCACAATAGCCTCTGGTCCAACAAATTATGATGAATCGACTTTTTACGATGCGACCAAAATAATTGAAGAAAAGAATCTAAAAAATATGTTACCAAAAAAATTGGTTGATTTTATGTATAAAAATTTGGAAATAAAAGAGAAAGAAACTTTGAAAATTGAAGAGTTCAAAAAATACAAAGTTAAAAATTTTTTTATTTCGAAAGTTGAAGAAGCTGTTATAAGAGCATACAATATATTGAATAAAAAGGGAATAAAAACACATATTTTATCAACAGATTTATATGGAGATAGTTTTGAAGCAGGGAAATTTACAGGTTCCATAGCTTTAGAGATCAAAAAATACGATAGGCCTTTTAGAAAACCTTGTATTCTTATATCAGGTGGTGAAACCACTGTAAATGTAGAAGATTCTCATGGGATAGGTGGTCCTAACAAAGAATTTGTACTTGGTTTTGTAGATAGGATCAAAACTCAAAAAGGAATAACTCAAATAGCTATTGATACTGATGGAACAGACGGCCCTTGCGATTCTGCAGGAGCTATTGGAGATTTTAAAACTTACGAAAAGATAAGAAGAAATTATGAATACAATAAGGTTGTAAACTCTAAAAATACAGAAGAAATATTTAAAAAGATAAACGATCTTGTTATAACAGGGCCAAAAGAGTCAAACTTAAACGATTTGAGAATAACTATAATTGAATAAATAAAGAAAATACCCGACCTAAATAAATAGGTCGGGATAACTTAAAGTATATATATTCAATAGTAAACCCCACATTACGCTCTGTTTTGAAAAAATTATGCTTTAATTAAACTTCAATCATCACTATTATATACTAAATATTGGGGCTTGTTGTATTTTTTATATGATGATTCATTTAAAATATCTTAAATATATCGACCCAAAAATTAATTAAACAGTTAACATAAAAACAATAAATGTAATATTTTGCTGTTTTATGGGCACATGAAGATAAAATTATTTGATTTTCGATTTATCTTTTTAAATTTCTAATTCTTTCAATTAAAGTTGGATGAGAATAATTGAGTTTTGCATATAAAGGATGTGGATTCAAATTGGACAAATTTGATTTTGATAATTTTTTTAACGCTCTAATCAAATGTTGTGGATCTTTATATTTTTTAGAATAATTATCAGCTTCAAATTCGTGTTTTCTACTCATTGCACTCAAGATATAACCTACAAAATTAAAAATACTTCCTACAAAAATAAACGAATATGTTAGTTTTGTATAAATCATTTCAACTCCAAATGTTTCTGTTAAAAAGTTTGACTCAGTGAGAAAAAATACTATCAGAACTATTGAAACCATCAAAAAAATAGAGAAAAACAAGTCTTTTATTATATGGTTAAGTTTGTAGTGACCAGCTTCATGAGCAAAAATCGCTTCTATTTCATCTTCGTCATGATTTTCCAAGAGGGTGTCAAACAGAACGATTTTTTTTGTTTTACCAAACCCTGAGAAGAAAGCATTTGAATGTCCAGTCCTTTTTGAAGCATCCATCACATAAATTTTTGAAACATCGAAGCCCGCATCTTTTGCAATATTAACTAATTTGTTTTTTAAGTTTTCGTTTTCTAAAGGAGTAAATTTATTGAACAGAGGCATTATAAATTTTGGGTATAACCAACTTGCTATAAATTGCACACCTATGATTATTAAAGATACGATTATCCACCAATTTTCAAAAGTTAGAATTCCTTCCATGATTAGATATATCATGCCTGCACCTAAAACAACAGACAAAACAATACTCTTTATATTGTCTATTATAAAAGTTTTCATTGTTGATTTGTTAAATCCAAATTTTTGCTCTATTTTGAAGGTGTTGATATAATTAAAAGGTAAGGAGATTATATAATTAACTACTCCAAAAAATCCAAAAAACAAAAAAGATTGGTAAATAATATTATCAGTTAAATTAACAGCAAAATTTTCAACATAAGGAAAGATAAAGAGAATAAATAAAATATTTGCTATGACTGTTAAAATGTGAGATGCAAAACTAATCAAATTTTTGTCTGCAGTATACTCTTTTGATCTTTCAAATTCATCCCAAGTTATCTCGCCTTTCATTTCATCTGGAATTTCTCTCAAAGGAGACGTTGAGTAATTAAGATTAAGCCTTGAAAGAAAAATATCAAAAAATTCTGAAAATAGGTAAATTCCAAGAAAAATATATAAAAACATTTTTTCACCCCTTATTTAGTTTTGTCAAATCATATTATAACTTATTTATATCAAATAAAAAAAACAGGATGTTATCACATCCTGTTTTTAATCTATATGTTTTATATATAAATTACCAATTCATCATTCCGTGTCCGTATCCGTTATATCCTCCAAAACCTCTATTTCTGTTATAACCAGGTCCAAAACCACAATTACCATAATT containing:
- a CDS encoding carbohydrate ABC transporter permease, whose amino-acid sequence is MVRKKSIFRTIGFWSLIIVLVVFVAYPFAYMVSVSFRNDTDAFEKGLIPENPTFDTYLQLLGFKESIREELSDEQRQLQELVKNLPAEKQEEILGNIAAERKKESFPFIRFFRNSLLIAGLSALFSLIISILGAYAFSRVWFPGRGLVQRGVLLVYLFGGTILAVPLYQIFVNIGLTGSGPKGMVSLFIIYIVQTLPVSLYMLGNYFRTIPETIEEAAIIDGSSRFGVIWRIIIPLSLPAIITVFIYAFMIAWNEYLFASIFVRAYPQFHTLPIGLNEIFYSEHAIWAKMMAASVLTSIPVVGLFMLMQKYLTGGLTAGGVKE
- a CDS encoding ABC transporter substrate-binding protein; this encodes MKKLLVLLTVLLVGLLVMSETITFWTTQVESDRQQRIKALAQIFNAQTGHTIEIVPIEENEILRQIPIAQKSNTLPDVIEGGISPMILLGSQGFMDVERNTKIIEDFGDVYNGAARLLSNGEGNHYAVPFSAWVQGIWYRKDWLEPRQLGEPTSWYNLLTAVKALNNPAEGVYGLVLPKAADAYTEQVFSEIALSNGARPIDTEGNIMFDSQEMIEAFRFYKELGKYAKPGFTSVMDALKGYLSDEVAMIFYSTYVMDDIAVEEVQRGRVDDFNPELVKNTGFGNRMYNIKPSSFGEIVAVSVLDTSKNKDVAEEWIKFLMTEDNYIYYLHMAPGGMNPTRSSIAESDKFLDNPILSKYDKDQITGIVAALDEVERFEFLDGEIIDEMSQLSANFVIGKAINYMFANDWTPQRTAQWAQQEAERILGK
- a CDS encoding carbohydrate ABC transporter permease, with the translated sequence MKFSELSPMRQREAKFGMKLIAPTVIIIALLILYPVFYNIYLSFFDVSISPNEGNTFLGVQNYINVLTDSTFWVSFWKTIAFTVITVVGSIILGVGVAILMNKEFPGRGIVRGLLLLPYVTPLIAIVFAWKYVFLPIDGPLVQLLASLNIMDPGTDVINNPNNAFLVVSFFNIWRNFPFIYLMMLSRLQSIPDDYYEAAEIDGANGWQKFWNITLPELYFVIGSVALLRGIWNFYKFDEVYLMSKFAGTLPVYIYEKAFTGVPEQGVAASIATILFIFMFGLIAFYVRKVLKW
- a CDS encoding glycerate kinase type-2 family protein, with amino-acid sequence MIENIDKSTKQREMMIDYTEEILESISLENIMKDKIKYSEGILTLGENKFKVSDKTYVFGFGKSSAAMAEKIEKLFDIHLEGLIITKDGYEKNLKNIEILSGAHPYPDERTFQNSDKLIEKLKMVEKNSTVIFLISGGGSALFEKAEDDISLEDLKITNKILLKSGLDIKNINVIRKHISGVKGGKLLKVLKNKNCQIFNLIISDVENNNLSTIASGPTNYDESTFYDATKIIEEKNLKNMLPKKLVDFMYKNLEIKEKETLKIEEFKKYKVKNFFISKVEEAVIRAYNILNKKGIKTHILSTDLYGDSFEAGKFTGSIALEIKKYDRPFRKPCILISGGETTVNVEDSHGIGGPNKEFVLGFVDRIKTQKGITQIAIDTDGTDGPCDSAGAIGDFKTYEKIRRNYEYNKVVNSKNTEEIFKKINDLVITGPKESNLNDLRITIIE
- a CDS encoding MurR/RpiR family transcriptional regulator, giving the protein MVIQKIKGIYNSLTNSEKKAANYIIERPGDVIHYSITELANWSEVSETTVYRLIKKIGFTGYQDFKMSLVKQLSQPSIEDESIDDIYAAVYNKTVNMLEYTYQNIDKEKINLVAEKIKNARKVLFYAVGRSYSVALDMSLKLAALGISSEAYSDPHMQVMAGAAADKHCVVISISHSGMIRDVYKSTEVAKEAGAFTVSITSGVESPLSKISELKIYTAANHPDENEYTYNRIAEMFVMDIIYRVLIQKINPEKHFEKLYKITNTKRF
- a CDS encoding M48 family metallopeptidase encodes the protein MFLYIFLGIYLFSEFFDIFLSRLNLNYSTSPLREIPDEMKGEITWDEFERSKEYTADKNLISFASHILTVIANILFILFIFPYVENFAVNLTDNIIYQSFLFFGFFGVVNYIISLPFNYINTFKIEQKFGFNKSTMKTFIIDNIKSIVLSVVLGAGMIYLIMEGILTFENWWIIVSLIIIGVQFIASWLYPKFIMPLFNKFTPLENENLKNKLVNIAKDAGFDVSKIYVMDASKRTGHSNAFFSGFGKTKKIVLFDTLLENHDEDEIEAIFAHEAGHYKLNHIIKDLFFSIFLMVSIVLIVFFLTESNFLTETFGVEMIYTKLTYSFIFVGSIFNFVGYILSAMSRKHEFEADNYSKKYKDPQHLIRALKKLSKSNLSNLNPHPLYAKLNYSHPTLIERIRNLKR
- a CDS encoding alpha-amylase family glycosyl hydrolase, with amino-acid sequence MKKEISVEKRLKKLYPESSEYLLKKIKEKVNKFNDSIENTNSYELNENKSILITYGDSIKDESHSLNVLEKFMEEFVGDSINTVHILPFFPYSSDDGFSVVDYKKVNPDLGTWEDIKNFSKHYYLMFDAVVNHISSQSDWFKGFLRNDPKYDDYFITVDKNTDLSSVTRPRALPLLTKFDTPEGEKYVWTTFSEDQIDLNYKNPELLLDIINVLLFYVKNGASLLRLDAIGYIWKEVGTSCIHLKQTHEIIKLFKDIFDSIKGQVIIITETNVPHKENVSYFGNGEDEAQMVYNFSLPPLVLNAYQINSSKHISKWASGLEYPSDKTTFFNFLASHDGIGLMPVKGILSDVEIDNLIKKVEKNNGKVSYKTNSDGTQSPYEMNINYFDALYDERDSIKENINKFLGAYFIAFSLRGIPGIYIHSLIGSRNWAQGVKELGYNRAINREKLNYENLKKEIEKKGSFRNQIFYSMKHLLEIRKNHKAFSPKSGQEILSICDQVFAIKRFCEEETIVAIANLSKEEVTINLNEISNDNSATEIIKGKEIKNKISIEPYGYTWVKI